DNA from Streptomyces sp. NBC_01476:
ATTGGTGTCTCGGATGAAGTTAAGTGCGAGTACATGGAGGCAGCCCGTGCTGCCTCTACAGAAGTAATGGCCTGGCGTCTGCTGGCACGAATGGGCTACCACAAAGGGCAACAACAGGCTCAGGCCCTTGAAGCACAGATGAGCCTTCTACGTCTCTTCCAGCCTGCACTCATTCCCGGCCTTCTCCAGACTCCCGAGTACATCAGGGCCGTGATTGCAAGGCACGGACTGACCGAGGAATCTCAGTCCCGCACTCTAGCTGCGCGACTAGACCGTCAGAAGGTTCTCTACGACAGAACCAAACAGCTCCGGTTCATCATCACTGAGTCGGTGCTGCGTTGGAGGATCACCTCCTCAGCCATCATGGCAGGTCAGATAGACAGGCTTATCTCCCTCTCTCGATTGCCCAACATAGATATTCGCATCGTTGCCCTGTCGGCGCCGCAGCATGACTTCCCTTCACACTCCTTCGTGATCAGGGATGAAAGGATTGTCACTGTCGAGACAGTTCACGCTGAAGTGGTTGTCACTGACCCTCGGGACATCAAAGAATACACAGACAAGTTCGAGGGCTTCTCGTCCACGTCCCTTTCCGGAGATGAGATGCGGACTATGCTTGAAATGATCAGGGACAAGTTCTTGCAGGAACGGGAAACCAGCTAAGCACTGCACCCATGCACCCTGACAATCGATGCATGGAAAGTGAAGAGACAGGCCCCGCACTGACCATCACCGTGTACCGGATCAATCCGGA
Protein-coding regions in this window:
- a CDS encoding helix-turn-helix domain-containing protein, producing MRKTELGTALRELRKASGKEAKTVARSAVMSASKLSKIETGKLAPSVVDVESILTAIGVSDEVKCEYMEAARAASTEVMAWRLLARMGYHKGQQQAQALEAQMSLLRLFQPALIPGLLQTPEYIRAVIARHGLTEESQSRTLAARLDRQKVLYDRTKQLRFIITESVLRWRITSSAIMAGQIDRLISLSRLPNIDIRIVALSAPQHDFPSHSFVIRDERIVTVETVHAEVVVTDPRDIKEYTDKFEGFSSTSLSGDEMRTMLEMIRDKFLQERETS